The window TCCGGCGACCGTCATCACCAGCACCGCGGTGATCCACGGGCGGAACCGGTCGCGAACCCGGAACCACAGGAGAGCCGTCACCAGGGGGATCACCACGAAATGACTGACGTACACCACGGCGAGAATCGCGTCGTACCAGTGCGAACCGCCGGCGGCGTAGAGGTGCTGCTGCAACCACGCGGTCGGTAGCACCCCGAAGACGGCACGGTCGAGGGTGGCCGGCTCGGCCACGTGCAGTCCGAAGCCCAGCGCGTTGTGCCGGCCGGGGACCAGGTCGTCGCCGATCGGCAGGTTGATCAGCTGCGCCGCGGCGTAGGCGAGCAGCAGGAACCCCAGCGGCAGCCAGGCCACCAGCAACTGCGCCACCTGGGTCCGGGCCCGGCCACGGCGTGAGACGCCTGCCGCCGCAACGGTCCCGGCGTCGAACTCCGTACCGGCCACCGTCGAGGGAGCTTCCGGCGCCCGCCGGGTCGCCGTCACCGGTGGTCCCGGTCGGACACGCCGAGATCATCGACGTGACAGCTCATCCGGGTCTCGCTTCCGTCGGCGGGGTTCGCACCGCAGGGAAAGGCCGGCGCCGCCGGGGGTTCTCTCCCCCGGACGGCATCCGGCCTCGGCGGGCACGCTGTTCGACCCGCGGCGACGGCCCGGGAGGGTCGTCGCGATCACTCCCGGACTGCCCGGCCCGCAGGCGCGGTAAACCTGCCCGCTACCGCTGGACCACCACGTGCTCGTTGGGCACCACGTGGGTCATCGTCAGACCGCTGACGTCCCGCGGTCCGTTCTTGCCCAGGTTCGACAGCCGCGCCAGCTCGTCGTCGGACAGCGTCTGGCTCTGCAACGGCTCGAGGTGCCGGACGTCGTCGGGCGACAGGCCCAGTCCCTCACCGACCCGCAGCCCGAGCTCGTCGTCGACCATCAGGAAGTGCCACACCATCCGCTCCTGAACGGCGCGGTCGGCCTGCCCGATGAGGGTCACGAAGTTGGCGACCAGGTCGTCCTTCTCCCACTGCTCCATCAGCTGGTAGCGCTGACCGGCCTGGGTGTAGTCGTTCGTCCGGGGGATCCGCTTGCGCGTCAGCCGGCCGGTGATCTCCGGACCCTGCTCGTCGTGCGTCGGGTACTGCGCCTCCCGCAGGCCGCCGGTGATCGACGGTTCGTAGTTGACGTGCGGGTTCTGCCCCTCGCCGAGATCCACGCCGTAGGACATCTGCCCGCCGCGCTGGTTCGTCGCCACCCGGGCGTTCTTCGGGCTGTTGACCGGCAGCTGTAGGTAGTTCGGGCCCACCCGGTAGCGCTGGGTGTCGGAGTAGGAGAACGTCCGGCCGACCAGCATCTTGTCGTCGGAGAAGTCCAGACCGTCGACGAGGACGCCGGTTCCGAACGAGAGCTGCTCGTTCTCGTTGTGGTGGTCGCTGACGTTGCGGTTCAGCGTCATGGTGCCGACGAGCTTGGGCTCGAACTCGTTCTCCGGCCACACCTTGGTGTCGTCCAGCGGATCGAAGTCCAGCTCCGGGTGCTCGTCGTCGCTCATCAGCTGCACGTAGAGATCCCACTGCGGGAACTCCCCACGGTCGATCGACTCGTACAGATCCTGCGAGGCGTGCCCGAGGTTCGTCGCCTGGATGTTGGCCGCGTCGGCCTCGGTCAGGCTCTTCACCCCGGCCCGCGGCTGGAAGTGGTACTTCACCAGGTGCGACTCACCGTCGGCGTTGACCCACTTGTAGGTGTTGACGCCGAAGCCCTGCATCGTCCGGTAGTTCGCCGGGATGCCGCGGGGGCTGAACAGGTTGACCAGCATGTGCATCGACTCCGGCGTCTGCGACATGAAGTCGAAGATGCGGGCCGGCTCCTGGCGGAAGGTGATGGGGTCGGGCTTGAGCGAGTGGATCACGTCGGGGAACTTGATGGCGTCGCGGATGAAGAACACGGCGAGGTTGTTGCCGACGAGATCCCAGTTGCCGTCCTCGGTGTAGAACTTCACCGCGAAACCGCGCGGGTCGCGGGCCGCCTCCGACGAATCGCGCCCGCCGATCACGGTGGAGAACCGGATGGCCACGTCGGTCTGCTTGCCGGCCTCGGCGAACAGCTTCGCCCGGGTGTAGCGCGCGATCGGCTCGTCGCCCCACTGCCCGGTCGCCTCGAAGGTGCCGAAGGCCACCGCACCGCGGGCGTGCACCACCCGCTCCGGGATGCGCTCCCGGTCGAAGTGGCTGATCTTCTCCAGGAACTGGTAGTTCTCCAGGGTGGCCGGACCGCGGGCCCCGACGGTGCGCTGGTTCTGGTTGTCGTAGACCGGATGGCCCTGGCGGTTGGTGAGGACCGGGCGGTCCTCCTCGCCGGCGGCGGGGCCCTGACTGGCGACGTCGGTCATGGGTGGATTCCTCTCGTGCGGGGACGGTGGTGCGGTGGGCGCGGGTGCGCCCGGGACAGGGATCAGGAGCCGGCGGCCCGGCATGCGGGACAACGGCCCCAGAACAGGACTTCGGCCTCGTCGACGGAGAAGCCCGCCGGGTCGGCGGGTGCCAGGCAGCCGCGGGAGCCGACGGCACACGCGACGTCGACCGTGAGTCCGCAGGAGCGGCACACGAGGTGGTGGTGGTTGTCGCCGGTCTCGGTCTCGTAGCGGGCGGGTGATCCGGCCGGCTCGATCCGGCGGAGCAGGCCCTCCGTGGTGAGCGCGGCGAGGACGTTGTACACCGATGCGCGTGAGACGTCGGCACCGGCGGCCCGGACGGCCGCGGCGATGTGCTCGGCGTCGGAGTGGGGCGCGGCGGCGACCGCGGTCAGCACCGCGACGCGCGGGGTGGTCACCCGCAGGCCGTGGTCGCGCAGGAGGCGGGCGGGACCGGTCGGGGGTGTCGAGGAACGCACGTGGGACTCCGGGACGCGCGCACGCAGGGTCAGCGACGGCGTCGATCTGGACCTGTCCATGATAACGACCCCCCGCTGACGACCGCGCCCGCCCCACTCGACAGCAGCGGGACGGGCGCGGTGGACGGCGGCGGTCAGGCCTGCGGTGCCGCGACGGTCCTGGCCATCCCCCGCTCCAGAGCGCTCACCAGGTACGGCCGCAGCTCCTCGGCCGGGATGATGGTGTGCACCGATCCGACCTCCTTGGCGCGGTCGATGTTGTGGATGGCCTCGAACTCGGCGGCCACCTCACCCAGCTTCTCGGCGCGGACGGCCGACCGCACGTCGGCCAGCCGGACCCGCAACTCGGCCTTCTCGACGTCGTCGCCGGACGCGGCCAGCGCCGACTCGAGCTCCTTGACGCGCTGGTCGGCGGCGGTGCGGTTGTTGACGTCCCGGGTGAACACCACGGCCGCGGCGGGGGCCCCACCGATGACCGAGGCGAACGACCCGGCGACCGCCACGACCTCCATGTTGTCGTTGAGCGCCCCGGAGAACACCACGAAGGCCCCGCCGTGGTAGCGCGACACCAGGCAGAACACGATCGGCCCGTCGAAGTTGACGATGGCCCGCCCGATCTCGGCGCCGTACTCCAGCTGGATCTTGCGCAGCGACTCCGGTGACCCGTCGAACCCGGACAGGTTCGCCAGCACCACCAGCGGCCGGTTGCCGCTGGCCGCGTTGATCGCCCGGGCGGTCTTCTTCGACGAACTCGGGAACAACGTGCCCGCGGTGAACTGGTCGGGCCCGTCGGCGGGCAGGTAGCCGCGCCGTGGGATCGGCCGCGACTCGATGCCGATCACCGTGGCCGGGTAGCCGCCCAGGTGGGCGTCGACCACGACGGAGGTGTCGGCGTCGGCCATCGCCGCCCACCGCTCCAGCACCGCGTGGTCGGCGTCGACCACCGCGTGGATGACCGCGCGGATGTCGAACGGCTTCTTGCGGTCGCGGTTGGTCTCCTCGGAGAAGATCTCGCCGACGGTGGTGAACGGGCTGTCGGGGTGCGTGTGCGGGGAGGTCCGCACGTCGCGCTCGACCGGGTCGACGGTGGTCGCCCGCCGCGGGAAGCGCTCACCCGGGGCGACGTAGGCGTGGTCGTAGTGGGCGAACAGCACGTCCACCGCGCCGGCGAGATTCGGCGCCCAGTACTGCGCCTCGCCGTTCGGGCCCATCACCCGGTCGTAGCCGCCGATGCCGAAGTTGTCCTCCGCCGACACCCCGCCCGAGTAGTCCAGGGAGTGCTTCCCGGTCAGCACCATGGCGCTGTCCGGGGTCATGATCAGCACACCCTTGGTGTGCTGCAGCATGGTCGCCTCGGCGTTCCAGTACGGCTGCGCGCCGACGTTGATGCCGGCCACCACGACGTTGACCTCACCGCCGGACTGGGTGAACGTGACGATCCGGCGCAGCGCGCGGGCCACACCGTCCATGTTCTCGGTGCCCGAGTCCATCGAGATCTTCGCGCCCGACGACAGCGCGAACCACTCGACCGGGATCCCCCGCTGCTCGGCGAGGTCGATCGCGGCCACCACCAGGGCGCACTCCGCCACCGCCACCGTGCCCAGTGCCTTCGTCGGGTCGCCGAAGATCGCCACCCGCTCCATGCCCTCCGGGTACCGCGTCGTCGGTGTCGACACCAGGCCCACGATGACGCCGGCCTTGTTCCGGCCCTTGGGCCGGTCCACCGGCCCGAACGCGACCTCGCCGGACGCGGACGGGGCGAAGTCGTACTCCGCCCAACTGCCCTCGGTACCGGTCAGCAGCGGCACGATCTCGTACGGGTACACCAGGCCGCGGGCCGCGGAGCGCTGCACCTTCTGCGTGTAGTCGTCCAGCGGGACGATCGGGTCGGTCGGCGGTGCGGTCACCTTGACCGTCATCCCGGTGCCGGCCGCGTCGGTGAAGCGCAACGCGATGGCCCGCGCGCGCTGACCGGGCTCCTGCAGCGTCGCCAGGACGGTGATCTCCTCCAGGCCGGCGCCGATCGACAGCGGCGCGTAGTTCCGCGCGAACTGGGTCAGGTCCCGCAGCGGCAGCTCGATCGGCGGCCAGACGTGCAGGAAGATCTGGTTCTTGTCCAGCCGGGCCCTGTTCCCGCGGGAGGCCTGCACCCGCCGGATGCTGTCCAGGCAGGCGCCCAGCACGCGCTCGGCCGCCGGGAAGCCGGTGACCACGCCGCTGGCGTCGCGGGCCGGCTGGGCGTCCCGGATCTCGGCCATCGCGACCAACCGCTCGTCGGCCGGGTTGTCCGGCGCGACGAGGTGCATCAGGTAGGTGTCCTCGGCCGACGGCAGGCGGGTGCCGACGAAGTTCTTCAGCCGCCACAGGTCCAGCCGCTGGCCCGTCAGCGGGTGCATGCCGCGGATGACCCGCTCCTCGACCGGTCCGCTACCGCTGGGGCGGAAGGTGAACTGCTCCACGGTGCGGGTGTCGATGCGCGCCGCGTCGGCGCAGACGACGACCGTCACCCGGCGCCCGGCGAACAGGCCGGGGAATCCGGCGAGGGTGGCCTGCAGCCGGCCGGCCACCTCGTCGGAGCCCGGCCGGTCGGGCCAGGACAGGTAGACGTCGGTGACGACGTTCCACGGCTGTGCGGCCGCCGCCGCCCGGCCCTCGGCCAGACGCAGCGCGGTGCTCAGGTCCGCCTCGCCGTCGGCGACGGTGGCGAACAGGTGCATCGACTGCCCGCCCAGGTCGAAACTGCCGGTGACGAACGGCCGGTCGTCGGTGCGGCCGGTGCGGACGTCGGTCAGTGTGCGCACCTTGTAGTACCGGCGGGTCATCGCCTCGAGCATCGGCTCCAGGTACGGGCCCCGGCCGACGAGCTGCTCGGCCAGCAGCCGGATCAGCGGCTGCGGACCGTTGACCAGTTCGGCCATCCGGTCGGCGTAGTCGGGTGCGTCCGCGTTCTCGCCGAGATACCGCAGCGTCTCCCGGCTGCCGGTGAACACGGTGGCCCGGGCGGCCTCGATGACCGGCCGGTCGAACGCCTGGAAGCGGACGTTGCGGGCGAGGTCACCGATCACCGGGTAGCGCAGCTGGGTGGCGACGATCAGCCGGGACAGCACGTCGCCGAGGTCCTCCTCGGTGGCTCCCGCCGGAACCCCGCCGTTCACCAGCCAGCGCTCCAGGAGCGCGGCGATCACCGGGGTCTGCGTGCCGGCCCGCTCCAGGGCGAGGAAGACCCGGAAGACGGCGTCCTCCAGCTCCGGGCACGGCTCGAGGTCGGTGACCCCGTAGTGCCGCAGCGCCCGGGTGAGCCGCTGCCGGAACGACACCGGCAGGCCCTCCCGCTCGGCGTCCAGCGAGTGCAGATAGGCGTGGAAGTACTCGCGCGGGCTGTGCACCCGTTCGTCGGCGGCCTGCTCGGAACCGGCGGGCCGGTTGCGCGACAGCTCGCACAGATCCGCGAAGGTGCTCAGCAGTTGGAACTCCGCCCGGCGCAGTTCGCCGTCCTCCGGGAGGTCGGCCAGCGCGTTGTCGTAGGTCGACAGGGCCTGCCGCGCCTGCGCGGCGGTGACGTCGAACCCGGTGATCATGGCGCGCAGCAGGCCCAGGCTCTGCTCGGCGACGGCCCGGTGGTCGCGCGTCGCGGCGGCTCCCCGCGCGGCGAAGCGGACCCGCGGCGAGGTGTCGGCCGCGGCGGCGGCGTCGTCGGTCTCGATGCGGTCCAGGCGCAGCAGTGCGCCGCCGGCGTCGATCTGGGAGCTGACCGTGGCCAGCACCTCCCGCACCCGGCCCGCGTAGGGCGCCCGGACGTGGGTCTCCATCTTCATGCTCTCGAGCACGATGAGGGTCTGACCGGCCTCGACCTCGTCGCCGGCGGCGGCGGGGATCGCCACCACCACGGCGGGCGCGGGCGAGCGGACCATGCCGCCCTCGTCGCGGGTGACCCGGTGGCTGACGCTGTCGACCTCGACGCGGTGGTCGGACGGGCCCTCGATGGTCACCACCCGGTGCCGGCCCGAACCGACGGTCACCCGGCTCTCGAACTCCGAGAGCCGTTCCACGGCGACGTCGACGGTGACGGGTCCGGTGACGGGCGAGCCGTCCGGGGCGCCGGCGGCGCCGGCGGCCGGGGCGTTGTCGACCGTGACGCGGTAGCGGTGCGGACTGATCTGCGCGACCTGCAGGCTGTACGACTGGCCCTGGTAGCCCAGCTCCACCGTGCGCCCGAGGACGTCGCGCGCCCGGGGCCGGCCACCCCGCGCCGAGCGCAGGAAGGCGTCCCGGTCCAGCCGTTCCTCGGCCTCGTAGACGTCCACCGCCACCGACAGCAGCGCCACGTCGGCGTGCGCCGGCAGACCCTCGGCCAGCGGCAGCCCGACCCGGTCCAGCCATCCGGTGTCGGCGGTGCCGTCGATCAGCTCCGGGCGGTCCAGCAGCTCCAGCAGGAACGACTTGGTGGTGGTGCCGCCGCGGAGCACGACGGTGGTCTCCCGCAGCGCGCAGCGCAGCCGGGCCAGCGCCTCGGAGCGGTCCCGTCCCCAGGCGATGATCTTGGCGACCATCGAGTCGTAGTCGGGCGGGATGACGTCACCGGTGGCGATGCCGGTGTCGACCCGGATCCCCGGGCCGCTGGGCAGCGTGAGCAGCTCGACCACCCCGGGCGCGGGGGTGAAACCGGCCTCGGCGTCCTCAGCGTTGAGCCGCGCCTCGATCGCGTGCCCGAACGCGGTCGGCGGCTCCCCCGTGAGCGGCTCGCCCGCGGCCACCAGGATCTGCAGCTTGACCAGGTCGATCCCGGTGGTGGCCTCGGTGATCGGATGCTCCACCTGCAGCCGGGTGTTGACCTCCAGGAACGCGAAGGTCTTCTTCTGCGGCTGGTAGAGGAATTCCACGGTGCCCGCGCCCCGGTACCCCGCCGCCTTCACCAGCGCGATCGCGCCCTGCCGGAGGTCGGAGTCCTGCTGGTCGGTCAGCGCCGGCGACCGGCTCTCCTCGATCAGCTTCTGGTTCTTGCGCTGGATGGAGCAGTCCCGCACGCCGGGCGCCCAGACGGTGCCGTGGTTGTCGGCGATGACCTGGACCTCGATGTGCCGGGCCCCCTCGACCAGGTGCTCCATGAAGATGACCGGATCACCGAAGCTGCGCAGTGCCTCGCCCTGGGTCCGTTCGATCGCCTCGTCGAGCTCCGACGGGTCGCGCACGATGCGGATGCCGCGACCGCCGCCGCCGCTGCGGGCCTTGAGGATCATCGGGTAGCCGATCACCTCGGCGTGCTTCCTGGCGTCCTCGGAGTTCTCCACCGGGCCGCCCGACCACGGGGCGACCGGGACGTTCGAGGCCTCCGCCATCAGCTTGGCCTCGACCTTGTCCCCGAGGCGGCGCATCGCGTCCGGTGACGGGCCGATGAACGTGATGCCCAGCCGGGCGCACAGCTCCGCGAAGGCGGCGTCCTCGGCGACGAAACCCCAGCCGACCCACACCGCGTCCGCACCGCTGACCCGCAACGCCCGCTCGAGTTCGGCGTGGTCGAGGTAGGGGATGCCGGCGGTGCCGACGTCCCGCAGCAGCACGCCCTCGTCGGCGGCCCGGACGAACAACGCCCCGCGCTCGGACTCGGTGTGCAGGGCGACGACCTTGATGTCGGTGCCGCGCTCGGCGTTGAGTTCACGCACCGCCTTGATCAGCCGGACCGCCGGCTCCCCCCGGTTCACCACCGCGATACGGCTGAACAGCTGCGGCCGCTCCGCCGTCTCGCTCGGTCGTTCGTCCAGGGTGGTCGTCGTCATCGTCGGGTTCTCCATCGCTCACTCATGGCACAGGGAAAGGGGATGCGGGCCGGCTCGGTCACGTCACGAGGCGCTTCAGGTCACTGCTCGACACTCCTCGAGGGGTCCGGGGCCGACGCGGGATCGGCGCCCGCCGGCCGCTGGATGTGGAGACATGGCGATCGCAATGTGACCTAGAGCATAGAGCAGGGCCTATTCACCTGCTGACCCCATCACGGCGTGCGCGGAGGGTGCGGCAGCACCGCGGGGCGCGTCTCGAGCGTCACCCGGTCGGCCCAGGGCGACCCGGAAGAAGCGCTGGTCGGACGCGGAGTGTGAGAGAGCCGACAGCACGGTCGGCGCGTCGCCCGGGCGCGGCGCGCGGCAACGCGCCCGGTGCGAGGGATTCGATGCGCGGCGACGACGGGGACGGGGTCGCCGCGAAGGGGGCGTCAGTGCCGGGTGGCGTGGACCGGGGTGCGCTCCAGCGTGGCCTTGATCTCGCGTCGCAGTGAGACGATGCGGTTGATCAGGCTCTGCTGTGCGGCGAGATCCACGGCCTGGCTGTGCAACTCGTCCAACCGGACCATCGCCATGCACTGCCGGCGACGGTTGTCGGTGTCGGCGAACGCTCGGATCCGGTGCAGCTCCGCTTCCACATCAGCGGTGTTCATGGCAGTCATTTCGGTGCCTCCCGCGCGTCAGCCTACGCCTGTCCGCGCCTCCGGAAGGGCGTCGTCGGTCACTCCCGAGACCGGTTCGCAACCGGTCCGCGGCCCGATCGACACCGCGACCGCAGCACCTGCGCCGATCCGTGCCGGCGGCGATCGGGCGACCGGGCGCCGACGCGAACGGGCGGTTCCGTCCGCCGCCGGGGTGGTGCGCCGGTGCGTCCGTCCGCGCCGGGCCGGCCCTGCCGACGGCCACCGCCGACGCCCGCCACCACCCGCCGCAGGGTCAGCTCCGGGGCAGCGTGACGACGCCGTCGGCGTCGCACCAGACGTGGTCGCCGGGACGGAACACCGCGCCGCCGAACTCCACGACGACGTCGCGTTCGCCCGCACCGGTCTTGCCGCTCTTGCGCGGGTTGGTGCCCAGGGCCTTGACCCCCAGCGGCATCCCGGCCAGGACGGCGGCGTCCCGCACGGCACCGTGGATGACCACGCCGGCCCAGCCGTTGTCCACGCCCAGCCGGGCGATGACGTCGCCCAGCAACGCGGTGTGCAGGCTGCCGGCGCCGTCGACCACCAGCACACCCCCGGCCCCGGGTCCCGACAGCACCGACCGGACCAGCGCGTTGTCCTGGAAACACCGGACCGTCGTCGCGGGACCGTCGAAGGCGACGCGTCCGCCGAGATCCCGGAACTGGACGTCGCAGGACTGCAGGCGGTCGCCGTACCGGTCGACGAGGTCGGCGGTGGCCGTGGTCATGGTGCCTCCGGGAGTCGGGCGGGTGCCGATCCTCGCACGGCGTCAGCGGCCCCGTGGCCGGCGCTCCGGCGGGCCACTGCCGAATCCGGCCCGTTTCAGGGCGTCGGCGAGCGACCCGGCGGGTGGGGGCGTCGCGGCCGGGCGGGGCGTCGCGGCCGGGCGGGGCGTCGCGGTCGGGCGGGGCGTTGCGGTCGGCGCGGCGGACCGCCCCCCGCTCCCCCGGTGCTGCGGCCGGGCGGCACCGCCGGTGCGTCCGCCGCCCGTGCCGGACCGGGGCGCGCCCGGTTCGTCGGTGAGCCGCAGCGACAGGCCGATCCGCTTGCGGGCCGGGTCGACCTCCAGGACCTTGACCCGCACCACCTGACCGGACCGGACGACCTCGCGTGGGTCCCTGACGAACGTGTCGGCCAGCGCGGAGACGTGCACGAGTCCGTCCTGGTGCACCCCGATGTCGACGAAGGCGCCGAAGGCCGCGACGTTGGTGACCACGCCCTCGAGGACCATCCCGGGCCGCAGGTCGCCGATCTTCTCCACGCCGTCGGCGAAGGTGGCGGTGGCGAACGCCGGGCGCGGGTCCCGCCCCGGTTTCTCCAGCTCGGCGATGATGTCGGTGACGGTGGGTACGCCGAAGGTGTCGTCGACGTACTGTTGCGGCCGCAGCCGGGACAGCAGCGCGACGTTGCCGATGACCCCCGCGAGCTCGGTGCCGGTGTCGGCCAGGATGCGCCGCACCACCGGGTAGGCCTCCGGATGCACCGCGGAGGCGTCCAGCGGATCGTCGCCGCCGGGGATGCGCAGGAAGCCCGCGCACTGCTCGTAGGCCTTGGGCCCGAGCCGGGGCACGTTCTTCAGGGCCCGCCGGGAGGTGAAGCGGCCGTTGCCGTCCCGGTGCGCGACGATGTTCTCGGCGAGGGTGGTGGTGATCCCCGAGACCCGGGCCAGCAGCGGGACCGACGCGGTGTTGACGTCGACCCCGACGCCGTTGACGCAGTCCTCCACCACGTGGTCCAGCGAGCGGGCCAGCAGGCCCTCGGCGATGTCGTGCTGGTACTGGCCGACACCGATCGACCGGGGGTCGATCTTCACCAGCTCGGCCAGCGGGTCCTGCAGCCGGCGGGCGATCGACACCGCGCCCCGCAGGGACACGTCCATTCCCGGCAGCTCGGCCGCGGCGTAGGCCGACGCCGAGTAGACCGACGCCCCCGCCTCGGAGACGACGACCTTGGTCACCCCGGGGTGGGCGGCCACCAGTTCCGCGGCCAGCCGGTCGGTCTCGCGGGACGCGGTGCCGTTGCCGATGGCGATCAGCCGGACGCCGTGCCGGGTGATCAACGCACCCAGGGTCGCCAGCGTCGGAGCCCACCGGTTGTGCGGCTGGTGCGGGTACACGGTGTCGGTGGCCACCACCTTGCCGGTGCCGTCGACGACGGCGACCTTGGTGCCGGTCCGCAGGCCCGGGTCCAGACCCATCGTGACCCGGTCGCCGGCCGGGGCGGCGAGGAGCAGGTCGCGAAGGTTGTCGGCGAACACCCGCACCGCGGTCTGCTCGGCCGCCTGCCGCAACCGGCCCCGGACGTCGGCGGTCAGCGACGGCAGCAGCTTGGTCCGCCAGGCCAGCCGCACCGTGTCACGCAGCCAGCCGTCGCCGGGCCGGCCACGGTCGCCGATGCCGAAGCGCGCGGCGATGCGGATCTCGGCGTCGGAGGGACTCGTGTCCAGTGGGTCCCGGTCGTCCGCCTCGGGCTGCACGGTGACGGTGAGCACGTCCTCCTTCTCGCCGCGGAACACCGCCAGCGCCCGGTGCGAGGGCACCCGCGCGAGCGGCTCGGCGAAGGCGAAGTAGTCGGCGAACCGCCCGGCGGTCTCCCCGGCGTGCTCGGCCCCGCCCTTGACCGTGCTGACCAGCCGGCCGCGCCGCCACAGCAGCTCGCGCAGCTCCCCCACGAGATCGGCGTCCTCGCCGAAGGTCTCGATGAGGATGAAGCGGGCGCCGGTGAGGGCCGCCGCCGGGTCGTCGATGCCGCGGTCGGGGGCCACGAACGGCGCGGCCTGGGCGGCCGGGTCGCGGTCCGGGTGGGCGAGCAGCGCTTCGGCGAGCGGCCCGAGACCGGCCTCGCGGGCGATCTGGGCTCGGGTGCGCCGCCTGGGCCGGTACGGCAGGTAGATGTCCTCCAGCCGGGACTTGGTCGTGGCGGCCGCGACCGCCGCGGCCAGCGCGTCGGTGAGGACGCCCTGCTGGGTCAGCGACTCGAGCACGGCGCGCCGCCGGTCGGCCAGTTCCCGGAGGTAGTCCAGCCGTTCCTCGAGAGTGCGCAGCTGGGTGTCGTCCAGGCTACCGGTGACCTCCTTGCGGTACCGGGCGATGAACGGCACGGTGGCGCCGCCGTCGAGCAGCTCGACGGCGGCGCGGACCTGCCACGGTTCGACGCCGAGCTCCTCGGCGATGAGCCGGACGATCCCGGCCGCGGAGTCGTGTGCCGGGGCGGCGGGGCTGGTGGCTGCGCTGTGCTGGGTCATGGCGCCGACCACTCTGACACAGCGCGGCGCCCGGCGGGTCCGGCCCGGCCGGTCACCACCACGGGCGCAGGGGCACCCCCGCCGACCCGTCCGGATGCGGCCGCACCGCGAGCACCTGGTGCAGCTGGATGTGGTTGCGCTCGAAGCCCAGGCGGGACGCGGCCATGTACAGGCCCCAGGCCCTTGCGGTGCCCTCGCCGACCTCGGCGACGCAGGCGTCCCAGTCCCGTTCGAGGTTGGCGCACCAGTCGCGCAACGTCAGACCGTAGTGCTCGCGCAGGTTCTCGCTGCCACGAACCTCGAAGCCGATGTCCTGCATCGCGGAGATGATCCGGCCCGAGCCGGTCAGCTCGCCGTCGGGGAACACGTACCGGTCGATGAAGGCCTCGGTCCGGTAGGCCGAGGTGTTCTCCGGTCGGGTGATGCAGTGGTTGAGCAGCCGCCCGCCGGGGCGCAGCCGCGTGTACAGCGAGCGGAAGTACGCCGGGTAGTGGGCCACCCCGATGTGCTCGGTCAGCCCGATCGAGCTGACGGCGTCGAAATCGGTGTCCGGCACGTCGCGGTAGTCGCTGAAGCGCACCTCGGCCAGCTCCTGCAGGCCCTCGTCGCGGATGGCCCGCTGTGCCCATTCGGCCTGTTCGGCCGACAGCGTCAC is drawn from Nakamurella deserti and contains these coding sequences:
- a CDS encoding phosphatase PAP2 family protein, translated to MTATRRAPEAPSTVAGTEFDAGTVAAAGVSRRGRARTQVAQLLVAWLPLGFLLLAYAAAQLINLPIGDDLVPGRHNALGFGLHVAEPATLDRAVFGVLPTAWLQQHLYAAGGSHWYDAILAVVYVSHFVVIPLVTALLWFRVRDRFRPWITAVLVMTVAGTVTYVVYPMAPPWMADELGIVDGVARISDIGWDQLHLAPVGELLTQSQGASNPVAAMPSLHAAGAALVLLFFWPLVGVWRRALLVGYALAMGFVLVYTGEHYVVDVVAGWVAAALGVLACRLWVRWRAGRSTDARRRRLPATATGRAPFAP
- a CDS encoding catalase; its protein translation is MTDVASQGPAAGEEDRPVLTNRQGHPVYDNQNQRTVGARGPATLENYQFLEKISHFDRERIPERVVHARGAVAFGTFEATGQWGDEPIARYTRAKLFAEAGKQTDVAIRFSTVIGGRDSSEAARDPRGFAVKFYTEDGNWDLVGNNLAVFFIRDAIKFPDVIHSLKPDPITFRQEPARIFDFMSQTPESMHMLVNLFSPRGIPANYRTMQGFGVNTYKWVNADGESHLVKYHFQPRAGVKSLTEADAANIQATNLGHASQDLYESIDRGEFPQWDLYVQLMSDDEHPELDFDPLDDTKVWPENEFEPKLVGTMTLNRNVSDHHNENEQLSFGTGVLVDGLDFSDDKMLVGRTFSYSDTQRYRVGPNYLQLPVNSPKNARVATNQRGGQMSYGVDLGEGQNPHVNYEPSITGGLREAQYPTHDEQGPEITGRLTRKRIPRTNDYTQAGQRYQLMEQWEKDDLVANFVTLIGQADRAVQERMVWHFLMVDDELGLRVGEGLGLSPDDVRHLEPLQSQTLSDDELARLSNLGKNGPRDVSGLTMTHVVPNEHVVVQR
- a CDS encoding Fur family transcriptional regulator; the protein is MDRSRSTPSLTLRARVPESHVRSSTPPTGPARLLRDHGLRVTTPRVAVLTAVAAAPHSDAEHIAAAVRAAGADVSRASVYNVLAALTTEGLLRRIEPAGSPARYETETGDNHHHLVCRSCGLTVDVACAVGSRGCLAPADPAGFSVDEAEVLFWGRCPACRAAGS